A window of Aedes albopictus strain Foshan unplaced genomic scaffold, AalbF5 HiC_scaffold_347, whole genome shotgun sequence genomic DNA:
TAGACAAATTAATAACAAATGTTCTTCTAATGCAAAGACACTGCACTTTTTCTACACAAAACACTAACTAGCATACAACGTATCGTGATTCACCACCGTTCGATTACTACATATACCGACGCGGGCGATTTTTGATCGACGAAATTacagaaaaacaaacaaaataaatcggAGCTTTGATCAGCTGTACATATCACTTCGCAGGGCTGTGAGCGAATTTCTTtatacgtacccgatggtgctctcggctgcaccGTTGATGGCTggttttactgtactccagcaatcctgTAGACATTGGGCTCTCGCTCGTCTGGCAACGTtgcctcgagattttgcgcgtatgctgaggcaacatctgattatgacaacgtgtgatcgggtggcagccgatcaacactTGGATGTGCATGATGAGAGTTAAGGGTTGTTTTTTctactacagcatcatcaacgtccactgcccacatgaagggGGACcttatgacgagaaagaagcgttctacgcgtagTTAGAGAaaccatacgatggttgctcaccgcgtgacgtgaaaatcgttgtcggcgacatgaacgcgctagtaggaagggaggaaatgtacagaccggtaatcgggcgaaacagcctgctcgccgtatcgaatgataacggccagcgatgtgtaAACTTGGCAGCCTCGGTtgatatggtagtccgaagcaccttcttcccccgcaaagatatccacaaccCGCATAGCTGGGAACTGTAAGCTTACTACCTCACATGTTATCCATAACAACTTGGAACTTTGCTTGTACAATTTCACATGTTATCCGACATCACATTATGTGGTAGTGTTACAATATTGTTGCATACCATTTGGCAAGTTGTAATGGCCCTATTCACAATATggcgaataggcggttaagttaggttacaataaaaaatcagcattttttcgGAACAAAATTTTCGCGAAACAATATACCACACTGTAGGTTTATAATTCATTTTCCGCAAGGAGAAGTTTAATGCATATTGTTGCGAATCAGTTGAACAATAGATTTATCAGACAATTTTAACTTCAAATGTAATTGTTAATTTATTGTAAAATACCTAATAACAAACAACATACCGTATCGTTTGTGTATTGTTGCATAACAATATCCTGTATCGTTTAGTTCTTCCAATGCCACTAGAATATTATTGGTGTGATTAAAAACAGAAAAATtggacacgcgaaaatcgacaaCCCTTTAATTTCTAGGGCAGATCGCTGGACAGCCGATCATTACACTACGTATGGATTGTAAGAATAATCGAATTTCGCTTGTCAAAAATTTCAGTTCTCAACAGCACCTATAATATTAATTCCTAGGTTGAACCTAACTAAAATAATGACTTTTTATGCACTAATGTGCTAAATTAATCGGGAACCGTCATAAGTATGTGTTTCGAAAACAGTTGAGCAAtgatttccaataagaaaaaataaACCCATGATTCAGATTTGTATAATACACATTTAATCAACTGTttcgtagattttttttaaacttatgTAATTAAACGAAACATTAAACTAAttgatttaacaacaaacaataGCCTACATGCCGAGCATTTTGATAAAGGCGTATAGCGAACGATGTATTGTACTTATTGCATGAATGGCAAAATAATAGCAATGTCGAGCATTTTGTGATTAAGGCGTATGGCGGCAATAACGCGAAACAATCTActtataaaaaaatagaaatgatAAATGATAAAAACAGCGTTTCCGTAACGAATTCGACGCTAACGCGTCAGTAAATACAAATTAAAATTATTCCGTTTAAAGAAAACAAAAAAGATCAATAACAGCGACGGTTAGGAGTGACGTCTGCGGCGAGGGTGGAGTGGCGTTAGCAGTGGTGAAGAGCAGCATCAGCGGCGGTGGGAGGTAGTGCTACCATCAGTGGGCCAGTTCCAGCTCTGGCATTTCGAACTTGTGCAGCCTTTCGAAGGTTGGCGATTTTCTGGGCAATATATCGCTTAACCAACGCTATATCCGACCTCTTTCTGATAGTAGGAATATTTTGGCATCCAACTTTGATCGCCGTGCGTTCAGCAACTTTATCTGCAGACAAATGACAAGTTCTAAAGAATCATAAACCAGGAGAAATGACATTACTTACTGCCAATAAATTCAAGAATCAGTGGATCCAGTCGCTCTGCAGCTGGATATTTTGGGGTGCCATCTGGATTTTTCAGTTTTCCGAATCTGTGACTGACCTGACCCGTCACACTCATTTTTGCAAGCGCGTCCGATCCAACCAACCGCGTCGCCAGCAAGCCTACGAACATACTGTCCGTATCTGCACGGGCGTTGAATTCGTCCAGTTCCTCAACCGTTATGTTGATATCGTCGACTACCGTAAATCTCGtctaagaaaattgaaaaaaaaaaataaaaaaaattaaggacATGAAAagaagaaacagacgtcacactctgataAGTCTCCATCGACCTCTAATTTAATGAtatatttaaataaataatagGGATCTACGGTCAACATACCTGGGGCATATGTTGTTTGTCTTTCAACTGCATTAACTCCTTTCCGACACGGAGAGCGTAGTCGTCAGACGACAGTTTGTCATTTTCTAGCTTCGAGTACCTTTGCTTACACTTTTTATGTCTTTGCAGAAGCTCCATGTACTTATGTTCCAAATTTCTGTACTTAATTACCCAATCTCCCTCGTAAGCTGGGGGGACTTCCTCGTAATCAACATGAGATTCGCGGTTATCATCGTGTTGAAGTGATAGTTCCTCACAGAGGTGTTCTTCAATGTCCATCTCGATGTCCATAGCGTGGTTTTCCTGTGAATGAGGCCGCTCAATTTCTAAGATATTGGATGTTGATGGATGAGGGTCTTGCGTTTGAATGTGGATCTCAGTTCTATTCATCTTGGCTTCAAGCTGAGGTGTGCAGGCCTCAAAATCAATTCCGCTTTTTTCGGAGCCTTTGGTATAATTGTTCGGATCTCCTGAGATTTCGCCTAGGTGATCACCATGTTTGGGATTTTCAACTGCAACCAAAGTTGTGACAGCAACGTTTGCTGTAGAGCTGATGATCTTGGGACTATCGGGTACATTTAAAGATGTCTCTTCATGCTTGAGTGCGGCTTGCAGCTGAAATACaatgaaatttcccaaaaattaaaCTAACGCGTTGTTATTAAAATAGAGATTACTCACCATTTGTCGTAATTCGGTAATGCTCAAACGTTGCGCAACCAAGTTCGTTGATTCTGCGGCTGCTGTAGCATTTCCACCTTTGTTTGGACATGTTTCACTAGGTTCGTCGGTAGGTTCGATTTCTCCGCACCCGACCGTTTCGTCGAGGTAGTCCACCGAGAGGCCGCTCAGAAAAGCACTGCCCTGTACTTCTTCTGCTCCGCCTTCGACCATATTGGTGATGATGCTTTGAGTTCCATTGGCATGAAGGTTCAATGTATGAAGGAACGTACCTTTAGCGGATGTTTTTTCCTGTGAGCCGAGAGGATCTTCTGTTTGAAGCGAATCAGCACAAGAGCCTTCCCCAACGTTGACATAGGCATATCCAGTTGGATCGTAGGTATCTCCAAGCTGCTCCGGTGTTGCTTGAAGCTGCAAATGAAGAAAAACAAATAGCCCTCCGTGTTAAGGATTACAAGAAAAAGCTAAACTCCTTCAACACCAAACGGTGTTGGTTGGGGGAAAACagattttatactgatgggtcgatttttgagaaaatcccgcTACTTACTAATGCTCTCAAATCGGCGGTATTCGAATGCTGAGCGGCCATTTTGCCAGCTTTGATGGCATTTTGGTCTTCACGCagctctgaaaaaaaaagataGTTAAGTACACtcgaaaaattgaagaaaatgctggaaACTCACTTTTTTTACGCATATTTGTTGATTCACTAATCTGTTTATATCTCTTCGGTGGCATTTTCCTGTTTTCCGGCCTTTTTCGTTGATTTTATACTAGTTTTCACTGCTAAAGACTCAGAGCGTACGATTTTTTGTAAAACGGAAAATGGATTCAAGGATGAAGTTGAACGCGGCGGCGAAAAGACTCACAATCACAAATACTACCTTGTGTAACATTTTATCATGTTGTTGATTATGAGTTACAGATAGTTTAAACCCTGCGTTTACATTCGTACATTTCAAGGTGTGAGTGTGAAGATTTTCTATCATTTGATGATATATCAATGATAAGACAGATGGCAACACTCCctacactgtatcagtacaaTCACTTTACCCGCAGTCTGGCTAATAGAACTATCGGAGCCAATCGAACAAAAAGTATACAATTTTGCGTGCAGAAGGTTTGTGATCGATTTCATATTAAATATTTTGATAGATTTTATTGTTGAACCAAACGAATTCGATGGCTTTGTACTTTTTGCTAAGCTGCCAATTTTTGTCACAGTTgtcattcttcaggattttctattCGCCAGACTGTTAATGTAGTGACTGTGAGTACTACACCATAAAACAAAAATGACAtttaagtttgtttttatttacaTCATCAGTAGAAAGCTGTCTcgtaaaactaaaactaaaacttttaaagaaaactatACGCGTACAAATTGATGTGGATAAAATTATTTTCAACATGAGCCAactttcgagaaaatcgcgtatgaGTTACGTTCACCAAGCGCAAAAAACAAATCATCGGAGACACATAATGAGAAAAGTAAGATCATTTTTAGGTATTAAACTCAGTGGTGCATTAAAATGAGATTAATGCGgtactttttttttttacagaagcaACGAACTATTCCGCTCGTTAGTGAAGATGATATGCCGGATACTTTGCAGGTCACGGTAATCAACCAGCCGGTACATGAAGATCATCATCAGCCAGTAATTCGCCTTGAAAAAAAAGTAAGTAACTACCGTATGTTTTTATATTTACATCTCGAGCGTTCAGTATGTGAttttgaacaatgatttttcattaggtcGTAACTGATAcgtattaataaattaataatgaataatgaattGAAATTCTTTTTTTAGGATCAAAAGGTCGTGCAAGACATGTCGTTGGAAGATATTTCCAGCACCGACGAGGAAGACGTCTGTGAGATGGGAGATACAAATGATCAAATTGAGCAAACGGATGAAGCCGTAAGTGACGGCTCAGCCAGTGCTTCAGAGGCCGAAGAGAATCCGGAGTTTGAACCATTTAATGATTATGGGCAGGAAACGAAGGAAGAATTAACCGGAAGCGATAATACCACGGTAATACACATATATATCTCATACCTTAAATAGCATACTTAACCGTTCTCGCGTCAGATTGAAATCtagcttttttttaaattaaagctgcactgccgtgtgcagcataaatATCGCATTGCGTTTTCCTACGAGCTTGTCCCATTCGCTCTAACTCAAATTATGTTTTCGAATCAAAGTCAGAAAGATGCATAACGTTATCGTGGGATATTGAGCTGTGAAACAAGATGGAAAAATATCTAATTCACATTAATTGGTCCTGTGACTGAGAAAAATACGACTTGTACTAAAAACGCAATGGGACAATTCTAGAGCAACATGTCTAAAGGATCTATCTgacttttgtaaacaaacacgtttctgtcgagaTAGACCCTTTCTTCATCCTCCCATGCACTTCAACACCACTATCAGAACGAGCCAACTACAAGCTATCTGCTAAGGGTATTGATGTGCGTGGGAGGATGACGAAAGGGTCTATCTCGACAGAAACGTTTGTATCCTTTAGACATGTTGCTCTAGcattatgctgcacacggcagtgcagCAGGTTTTAATTTTTcggtatacagtagacgttcgataagtgcaacatgtttacgtttcagttaccgaatgttaaccgataactgcaacaactgacagacgtcaaagagctGAAAGAATGTAGATTTAATGAATCTAAACAATCTATTTTATCGAATTACTTTTCCACTTTCATTGCAGGAGTTCATGTCTGATTCGGAACTACTCCATCccagtttgaaattgactaaaGCGGAAGTTATGTTCATTTTAATGAACGTGTTTCTTCGTCACAATCTGAGTAACGTCGCAATTTGTGACATTCTTCAGATTATAAATTTGATTGTGGGATTCAAATCCCTTCCTGATACGTATTCAGAGTTCAGCAAATTTTTTTCGAAAAGCAATTACACGAGGCATCACGTATGCGAGAAATGTGATTTCTACATTGGAGAAACGTTGCAGAGCTGTGTGAATTGTAAGAGTAACAGTACATTTTTTTCGTAACCTTCGATTTCAAATCGAATTTACGAGATATTCTCGTCCGGAACTGGCATGCGATCGTGCAACACCAAGCAGCATCCAAGTTATCACAACATGTTACAGATTTACTAAACGCTGGAGTAGCTCAATCCAAAAGTATAAAAAAACTCAATAACTCTTACACTGAATACGGACGGCGTGAGCATCTTCAATTCAAATACAAAAAAATCGTTATGGCCCTTGATTATCTGCATTAACGATTTACCACCAAACATTCGTTTCCTaaggaaaaatattataattgcTGGTTTATGGTTACAAAATGGTGAACCGAATCTTGATGTATTTTTAAAGCCATTAAGCGAAATGCTCAAACGAGTGTATCATAATGGCTTAAATCTAGGTTCAGTTCTAATAGACAGAGTTTACATGGTTGCCTGTTGTGTCGACACAAAAGCAAGGTGCAAAGTGCAGAATTTTAAACAGTTCAACGGCTATGATGCTTGCAGCTTCTGTTCCCACCCTGGAGACGAGGTCAACAAGCAAATACGTTATGGTTACAAAGACAATATTTCGAAACGGAACCTGGCAGATACGCTTCGTGCTATGGCCGTTAGCAACTCTCGTGGTGTCGCTGTTAATGGGGTGAAGGGAATATCGCCTTTAATAAGAATACCTGAGTTCGATGTAATACGCAACTGCCCGGTTGACTATATGCATTGTATATTACTAGGAGTGTGTCGCCAACTATGCCGCATATGGTTTGAGGCTCCTAGCAGTCCCAGTTATATAAAAGATAAAATGAGCTCTATCGATAACGTATTAACTACTATGGGTCCATTCGTTGAATCCTCGCGAAACGCTAGAAAAATAACAGATAGGCATTTATGGAAAGCAAACGAATGACTCCAATGGCTGCTCCATTTTAGTCCAGTCTGCCTTAAACAATTTTTGCCACAAGTATATTACGATCATTACTACCTCTTAGTTTCGTCTATTACGTTGCTGCTTCAGGAAGAAATATGTGCAGAAGTATTTGAAAACTGTGCAGCAATGCTACAGAAATTTGTCAAACAGTTTGAGCAGCTCTATGGAATTAAGGAAATGACTTATAACGTCCACCTTGTAACACATTTAGTGGACTGTTGCAGAGATTACGGACCACTGTGGACATTTTCGCTTTTTGTGTTTGAAGACATTAAtggagttttgaagaaatttgttgtAGGGCCAAAAGAGCCAATCATTCAGATTACAAATAGATGCATCATGACACACACAAAAAACAATGCAGAGGTTAGCTTTATGAAATCAAATGTAAAATCTTTTTGGGACAAATTGAATCGATCACAAttgaatacttcaaataaaaTTCCAGAATTTTATTATTTAGATACACATATTTTGAACAAGTATAGTGATAATCGTAGGTTTGAAAAAGTATTGTCTTTTACATATAGTGGATATACTTTCAAACCGAAACTAGAGATAGATTTTTATTGCAAGCATAAATAAAGACAGCATAATGACTGTTATTTTTCTTTGGACGACGCATCAGGAGATTTATATGGAGAAATTTTGAGTATTCTAAAAGACACATTTGGTACCTACTTCTTATGCAAAATCATCATTACAGAAAAGATAAACGATCATCACCGAAAAGCACATTTTTTACCAGAAATGTCATTAGTTAGAGTGAATAATACCTTGAAAAAACATATCAAAATTAAAATAGATGACACGTATTACCTCAGTAAAATTCAATATAAACTACACATAGATTAAAGGATTAACTACGATTAACAGAACTGTTTGTAACAAATTATATGTAAAAATCAATAAAGTAAACCATTTTACCAACCACTTTATTTCTCGACCCCTGTACGTAGCTGAgcagaaacgtcaaatcaaatggagctcgCCGTGCAAAATTTACCGAGAGAAATGGTCGAGAAAAAAACGTGCACTGCACTGAAATTCTTTGAGCGATTTGTGTTCAGGTCCATACTTagcaaaagcgtgacgtaatttatggacactgTGGTCAAAATGGGCTGCACAATATTTCACAGGCTgagaaaaccaatatcatcacaGTAAATCGCCTCGTTAGCTGTTTCAGTATGCTGATTTTGTATTACTTAATTTAATATGAAGTAAAGCCGTTCGTTTAATATAACAAATCCTCTAAAGATCTTGTAACCCAATGACTCTTTGATATATTGTACAGCTGCGTTACTTATAGTGCATAATCTACgtcgaaaaaaaatgtaaactttAAACAAATATACTGCAATGTTATACCATGATGTTACTGTGAATCATGTACTTGGGCTGTCATCTAATACTGTTCTGAGTTTTTGTGGTCATATCATAGAACAGTGTTTGCACATTGTCATATATTGTTACAGCAAGTGGTTGAGTTCTTAAATTGTTCCGAATGGTTTTTGATTCTAGAATTCGTATCTTCAAATGTTAATACAAATATATCTGTAATTGTAACTCCTAGCGAAATAAGAACTTTATTGTTCGGAACACATATCAGATTGTTTTTAACTATGCGGGAAACCCACCTGgaaatcacccgaccatcaaacagaaaaccaaatcgaccaccttataatcgacggtaaattcttctcgcatATAATAAATGTCCGCACatatcgcagtgcgaatatagattcggatcactacctagtcgctgtatgcatgcgctcaaatctttcgacagttatcaccacgcgtcgaagtcgaacgccgcggctcaacatcgagcagctgcgtaacgtagaagtggctcaaaactacgcgcagcagttagcagtggccctaccaactcaacggaagagcagcttggcgcagctacacttgaagatggctggagggacatccgattcgccataggtagtacctcggctacagcactaggcttcgcgactccgaatcacagaaacgactggtacgacggcgaatgtgaacagttgaaaaatgagaagaatgcagcatgggcgagaatgctgcaacaccgtacgagagcgactgaggcacgttacaaacaggcgcggaacaggcagaactcagtcttccggatgaagaagcgccaacaggaagaacgagatcgcgaagcgatggaagagctgtaccgcgctagggacacacgaaacggctgacatgtgccgagataatcacgggaatattctcacgagcgagcgtgaggtggtcgagggatggccgcagcattacgatgagcacctcaatggcgacgttgcaagtaccgaaggtggcgtggtaacagatctaggagtatgtgcacaggacgaaagacttccggctcctgacgtccaaaagattgaggaggaggttgaccggttgaaaaacaacaaagccgctggagcagatcaactaccaagcaagcttctaaaatacggtggagaagcactggtaagagcactgcactcggtcattaccaagatttgggaggaggaagtattactggaTGAATGGATGGAATGTAACatgtgctgcctacaagatactctctcaaattttatgccgctgactatcaccgattgcaagagagttcgtggggcaatatcaggatgGATTCATGGGtggacgcgctacaacggaccagatgttcgccatccaccaggtgttgcagaaatgccgcgaatacaacgtgcccacacattacttgttcatcgatttcaaatcggcgtatgatacaatcgatcaagaacagctatggcagattatgcatgaatatGATTtataaggcgacgatggatcgagtgatgtgcgtagttcgagtatattCGAGTAAATTAaagacgatggcgaaaacgtatatccgattaaagagtgaagtcagttgaatcggattagtcattaatgtgtcgaagacaaagtacatgatggcttaGGGCTttagggaggaattaccgcgcccgccactccgaatttccatcgatggtgatgaaatcgggGCGGTTGCGGTTGAAgatttcgtgtacttgggctcactagtgaccACCGATAACGccaccagcaaagaaattcagagacgcattgtggcaggaaatcgagtttactttggactccgcaaaactctattATCGAATAAATTTCGCCGTCACAcagagttaactatctacaaaacgctgaggatcaacgcgcccttggagcttTCGAACGGTAGGTGTTGCGTACAATCTACAGCGGAAtgaagatggaagacgggacttggagaagtcgaatgtaccacgagctgcatcagcttttGAGAGAACCAGCCATTgtctacaccgcgaaaatcgggaggctacggttggCGGGtctcgtcatcaggatgtcggatagcaacccgattaaaatagttctcgagagccatccgacggATACAAGAAGAAgtggtgcgcagtgagctaggcgcgtcgatcaagtggaggacgatttgcggacctttCGCAGAGTGCAGCACTGGAGACGCACATCCACGGACTAAGGACACTCAGGCCTAAGTCTGACCGGTAAGCATGCCTTACTTCTGtgtttcctcgcctttggcgttttcaagTCTGGTGGTGATTAGGGTTTATTGCAGTTGTTCTTTTTTATGCAGTGATTGTAAAGAGCCTTgcttagtttgggtagtggctaaccTCAGATCAATCtaaagcataaaagaacagcaacgatcaatctttgcagacttatacaAATTTGTACAGCCCAAGTGGTTTAAGCCCAAGAACCTTATTTTCGTATAGATAATTCCTATCTAGAAAACCTTGTGAACACGATGTTTGCTATTTCTAGCAAAATGGAATggtaaactcgcgtgtcatgcctcgagcatgtgtgcttgtcaacaacacatTCTTTGCTACACTCATACTGAACTAACAaccagagatttttgttctatcacaatcgatgtgtctga
This region includes:
- the LOC109427596 gene encoding uncharacterized protein LOC109427596, which encodes MPPKRYKQISESTNMRKKKLREDQNAIKAGKMAAQHSNTADLRALLQATPEQLGDTYDPTGYAYVNVGEGSCADSLQTEDPLGSQEKTSAKGTFLHTLNLHANGTQSIITNMVEGGAEEVQGSAFLSGLSVDYLDETVGCGEIEPTDEPSETCPNKGGNATAAAESTNLVAQRLSITELRQMLQAALKHEETSLNVPDSPKIISSTANVAVTTLVAVENPKHGDHLGEISGDPNNYTKGSEKSGIDFEACTPQLEAKMNRTEIHIQTQDPHPSTSNILEIERPHSQENHAMDIEMDIEEHLCEELSLQHDDNRESHVDYEEVPPAYEGDWVIKYRNLEHKYMELLQRHKKCKQRYSKLENDKLSSDDYALRVGKELMQLKDKQHMPQTRFTVVDDINITVEELDEFNARADTDSMFVGLLATRLVGSDALAKMSVTGQVSHRFGKLKNPDGTPKYPAAERLDPLILEFIGNKVAERTAIKVGCQNIPTIRKRSDIALVKRYIAQKIANLRKAAQVRNARAGTGPLMVALPPTAADAALHHC